Proteins from a genomic interval of Arvicola amphibius chromosome 10, mArvAmp1.2, whole genome shotgun sequence:
- the Serpind1 gene encoding heparin cofactor 2 isoform X2: MKPPFHPLLLSVIMSVCVGSQGLAEQLGNENTSMSFLPANFHKENTVTNDWIPEGEEEEDYLDLEKLLSEDDDYIYIIDAVSPTEAESSDGNILQLFQGKSRIQRLNILNAKFAFNLYRVLKDQATTSDNIFIAPVGISTAMGMLSLGLRGETHEEVHSVLHFKDFVNASSKYEIATIHNLFRKLTHRLFRRNFGYTLQSVNNLYIQKQFPIQEDFKAGMREFYFAEAQVADFSDPAFISKANNHILKLTKGLIKEALENIDSATQMMILNCIYFKGTWVNKFPVEMTHNHNFRLNEREVVKVSMMQTKGNFLAANDQELDCDILQLEYVGDVSMLIVIPRKLSGMKTLEAQLTPQVVERWQKSMTNRTREVLLPKFKLEKNYNLVDVLKSMGITKLFSKNGNMSGISDQRITIDLLLSATTAEWSCCNRNCLEPAKPTLSTVSSFTAQLHKQF; this comes from the exons ATGAAGCCTCCATTCCaccctcttcttctttctgtcatcatgtctgtgtgtgttgggagccAAGGCCTTGCTGAGCAGCTAGGTAACGAAAACACGAGCATGTCCTTCCTGCCTGCTAACTtccacaaagaaaacacagtcacCAATGACTGGATtccagagggggaggaggaagaggactaCCTGGACCTGGAGAAGCTACTCAGTGAAGACGACGACTACATTTACATCATTGATGCAGTTTCCCCGACAGAAGCAGAATCAAGTGATGGGAATATCCTGCAGCTTTTCCAAGGCAAGAGTCGGATCCAGCGTCTTAATATCCTCAATGCAAAGTTTGCCTTCAACCTTTACCGAGTCCTGAAGGACCAGGCTACCACTTCTGATAACATCTTCATTGCACCTGTTGGCATTTCTACTGCTATGGGGATGCTTTCCTTAGGCTTGAGGGGAGAGACCCATGAGGAAGTACACTCAGTTCTACACTTTAAAGACTTTGTCAATGCTAGCAGCAAGTATGAGATTGCCACCATTCACAATCTCTTTCGGAAGCTGACCCATCGCCTGTTCAGGAGGAACTTTGGGTACACGCTCCAGTCAGTTAATAACCTTTATATTCAGAAGCAGTTTCCCATCCAGGAGGACTTCAAAGCTGGTATGAGAGAGTTTTACTTTGCCGAGGCCCAGGTGGCTGACTTCTCAGATCCTGCCTTCATATCAAAGGCAAACAACCACATTTTGAAGCTCACCAAGGGCCTCATAAAAGAAGCTCTGGAGAATATAGATTCTGCTACTCAGATGATGATTCTGAACTGCATCTACTTCAAAG GAACTTGGGTGAATAAATTCCCAGTGGAAATGACACACAATCACAACTTCCGGCTCAATGAGCGAGAAGTAGTTAAAGTCTCCATGATGCAGACTAAAGGGAATTTCCTTGCGGCAAATGACCAGGAGCTGGACTGTGACATTCTCCAGTTGGAGTATGTAGGGGACGTCAGCATGCTAATTGTGATCCCACGCAAGCTCTCAGGAATGAAGACTCTTGAAGCACAGCTGACGCCCCAGGTAGTAGAGAGATGGCAAAAAAGCATGACAAACAG AACTCGAGAGGTACTTCTGCCCAAGTTTAAGCTTGAGAAGAACTACAACCTGGTGGATGTCCTTAAGTCCATGGGAATCACAAAGCTGTTCAGCAAGAATGGCAACATGTCAGGCATCTCAGACCAGAGGATCACCATTGATCTG CTGCTGTCAGCTACCACAGCCGAGTGGAGCTGTTGCaacagaaactgtcttgagcctgcaAAGCCTACACTATCGACAGTTTCGTCCTTTACA GCCCAGCTGCACAAACAGTTCTAG
- the Serpind1 gene encoding heparin cofactor 2 isoform X1: MKPPFHPLLLSVIMSVCVGSQGLAEQLGNENTSMSFLPANFHKENTVTNDWIPEGEEEEDYLDLEKLLSEDDDYIYIIDAVSPTEAESSDGNILQLFQGKSRIQRLNILNAKFAFNLYRVLKDQATTSDNIFIAPVGISTAMGMLSLGLRGETHEEVHSVLHFKDFVNASSKYEIATIHNLFRKLTHRLFRRNFGYTLQSVNNLYIQKQFPIQEDFKAGMREFYFAEAQVADFSDPAFISKANNHILKLTKGLIKEALENIDSATQMMILNCIYFKGTWVNKFPVEMTHNHNFRLNEREVVKVSMMQTKGNFLAANDQELDCDILQLEYVGDVSMLIVIPRKLSGMKTLEAQLTPQVVERWQKSMTNRTREVLLPKFKLEKNYNLVDVLKSMGITKLFSKNGNMSGISDQRITIDLFKHQSTITVNEEGTQAAAVTTVGFMPLSTQVRFTVDRPFLFLVYEHRTSCLLFMGRVANPTRS; the protein is encoded by the exons ATGAAGCCTCCATTCCaccctcttcttctttctgtcatcatgtctgtgtgtgttgggagccAAGGCCTTGCTGAGCAGCTAGGTAACGAAAACACGAGCATGTCCTTCCTGCCTGCTAACTtccacaaagaaaacacagtcacCAATGACTGGATtccagagggggaggaggaagaggactaCCTGGACCTGGAGAAGCTACTCAGTGAAGACGACGACTACATTTACATCATTGATGCAGTTTCCCCGACAGAAGCAGAATCAAGTGATGGGAATATCCTGCAGCTTTTCCAAGGCAAGAGTCGGATCCAGCGTCTTAATATCCTCAATGCAAAGTTTGCCTTCAACCTTTACCGAGTCCTGAAGGACCAGGCTACCACTTCTGATAACATCTTCATTGCACCTGTTGGCATTTCTACTGCTATGGGGATGCTTTCCTTAGGCTTGAGGGGAGAGACCCATGAGGAAGTACACTCAGTTCTACACTTTAAAGACTTTGTCAATGCTAGCAGCAAGTATGAGATTGCCACCATTCACAATCTCTTTCGGAAGCTGACCCATCGCCTGTTCAGGAGGAACTTTGGGTACACGCTCCAGTCAGTTAATAACCTTTATATTCAGAAGCAGTTTCCCATCCAGGAGGACTTCAAAGCTGGTATGAGAGAGTTTTACTTTGCCGAGGCCCAGGTGGCTGACTTCTCAGATCCTGCCTTCATATCAAAGGCAAACAACCACATTTTGAAGCTCACCAAGGGCCTCATAAAAGAAGCTCTGGAGAATATAGATTCTGCTACTCAGATGATGATTCTGAACTGCATCTACTTCAAAG GAACTTGGGTGAATAAATTCCCAGTGGAAATGACACACAATCACAACTTCCGGCTCAATGAGCGAGAAGTAGTTAAAGTCTCCATGATGCAGACTAAAGGGAATTTCCTTGCGGCAAATGACCAGGAGCTGGACTGTGACATTCTCCAGTTGGAGTATGTAGGGGACGTCAGCATGCTAATTGTGATCCCACGCAAGCTCTCAGGAATGAAGACTCTTGAAGCACAGCTGACGCCCCAGGTAGTAGAGAGATGGCAAAAAAGCATGACAAACAG AACTCGAGAGGTACTTCTGCCCAAGTTTAAGCTTGAGAAGAACTACAACCTGGTGGATGTCCTTAAGTCCATGGGAATCACAAAGCTGTTCAGCAAGAATGGCAACATGTCAGGCATCTCAGACCAGAGGATCACCATTGATCTG TTTAAGCACCAAAGCACCATCACGGTGAACGAAGAGGGCACGCAAGCTGCAGCTGTAACCACGGTGGGGTTTATGCCGCTGTCTACCCAAGTCCGGTTCACTGTTGACCGTCCTTTCCTGTTTCTAGTGTATGAGCACCGAACCAGCTGCCTGCTCTTCATGGGGAGAGTGGCCAACCCCACCAGGTCTTAA